From a single Marinobacter sp. THAF197a genomic region:
- a CDS encoding TrkH family potassium uptake protein, which yields MLPLLNILPVIQILGFLLILLSLLMTLPVNLLMFGDTPDWLAFVKSASICCAVGLLCFFGAGGKRRHALKQRQMFILTVSAWIFIPLFSSLPLLLSDLDLSITDAFFESISGVTTTGSTVMSGLDHLPGDILLWRSIMQWMGGIGIIGMAVAILPFLRIGGMRLFATESSEWTEKAVPRTNRLARGLVASYLVLTFGCILTYWALGMDLFNAVNHALTTVSTGGYSTSDSSMGQFDQLSILFAASIFMMLGGIPFFLFVRLLNGQVQPLLRDQQIHFFLKFLFLIAAVIAVYRIWNDGTFPLDAFVHALFNVTSVVTTTGYASQDYSLWGPLVVVLFFFLTFVGGCSGSTSGGMKIFRFQLSMLLLREQVSRLLHPRAVIARHYNGRIISDEIVASSVAFSFIFLATLAVVAAVLAALGLDLVTSLTGAATALANVGPGLGDTIGPAGNFQPLPDAAKWVLMVAMLLGRLELLSVFVMFSPQFWRS from the coding sequence ATGCTGCCTCTGTTAAATATCCTTCCAGTTATCCAAATACTCGGTTTCCTACTGATTTTGCTCAGTTTACTGATGACGCTGCCAGTAAATCTCCTAATGTTCGGTGATACACCGGATTGGCTGGCTTTCGTGAAGTCCGCCAGTATCTGTTGCGCTGTTGGCCTGTTATGTTTTTTTGGAGCGGGCGGAAAACGCCGCCATGCCCTAAAACAAAGGCAAATGTTTATCCTGACCGTATCTGCCTGGATTTTTATTCCATTATTCTCAAGCCTGCCGTTATTGTTGAGTGATCTTGACCTGAGTATTACAGACGCATTCTTCGAAAGCATCTCTGGCGTGACAACCACGGGCTCTACGGTAATGAGTGGGTTAGACCACCTCCCGGGAGACATTCTGCTCTGGCGATCGATCATGCAATGGATGGGAGGTATCGGCATCATTGGCATGGCCGTAGCGATTCTTCCATTTCTCCGAATTGGTGGTATGCGGCTGTTCGCTACGGAATCTTCAGAGTGGACGGAGAAAGCCGTGCCGCGCACGAACCGTCTTGCGAGGGGGCTGGTTGCCAGTTATCTGGTGCTGACATTTGGCTGCATCCTAACATACTGGGCCTTGGGCATGGATCTATTCAACGCAGTGAACCATGCCCTGACAACCGTATCCACCGGCGGCTATTCCACATCAGATAGCTCGATGGGGCAGTTTGACCAACTTTCGATACTCTTTGCTGCGAGTATTTTCATGATGCTCGGCGGTATTCCATTTTTCCTGTTCGTCAGACTATTGAACGGGCAAGTTCAGCCGTTACTGCGCGATCAGCAAATTCACTTTTTCCTAAAGTTCCTGTTTCTGATTGCAGCCGTTATTGCCGTATACCGCATCTGGAATGACGGAACGTTTCCACTGGATGCGTTTGTGCACGCGCTATTCAATGTGACATCGGTTGTAACGACAACGGGCTACGCTTCTCAGGATTATTCGCTATGGGGACCTCTGGTCGTGGTCCTGTTTTTCTTTCTTACGTTTGTGGGTGGCTGTTCCGGTTCAACAAGTGGTGGCATGAAGATCTTCCGGTTCCAGCTATCCATGCTGCTACTGCGGGAGCAGGTATCCAGATTGCTCCACCCAAGAGCGGTTATAGCAAGGCATTACAACGGGCGGATCATCAGTGATGAAATCGTGGCGTCCAGCGTAGCGTTCTCATTTATATTCCTGGCAACGTTAGCGGTAGTGGCAGCAGTTCTTGCCGCATTGGGCCTTGACCTGGTAACCAGTTTGACGGGGGCGGCGACGGCACTCGCAAACGTGGGGCCCGGCCTTGGTGACACCATCGGCCCTGCGGGTAATTTTCAACCATTACCAGATGCGGCAAAGTGGGTGTTGATGGTTGCCATGCTTTTAGGACGATTGGAGTTGCTGAGCGTGTTCGTGATGTTCTCACCGCAATTTTGGCGGAGCTAG
- a CDS encoding potassium channel family protein — MIEKQQFIVIGLGVFGATIARELTRLGHEVLGIDSDEQRVDRLAEEITHAVIADVTDENSLIELNAGSYDAAVVAIGRNVEATMLATLQLRELGVKKVWAKALTNQHHRILERLGADRIIAPEYEMGVRISQELNYPMVHDYLGLDDDYFIVDFHTTADLVDKTIGEVINGEPVVALIVKRMKEAHPHPDHTWKIKKGDRIVLGGQLEDLRDLVNRL; from the coding sequence ATGATTGAGAAACAACAGTTTATTGTTATTGGCCTTGGCGTTTTTGGAGCAACCATTGCGCGCGAGTTAACGCGCCTTGGACACGAAGTACTTGGTATCGATTCGGATGAACAGCGTGTAGACCGACTGGCAGAAGAGATTACCCACGCGGTGATCGCCGATGTCACCGACGAAAACTCTCTTATTGAATTGAACGCCGGCAGCTATGATGCGGCTGTTGTCGCCATCGGCAGGAACGTCGAAGCCACCATGCTGGCCACATTGCAGCTCCGGGAGCTTGGGGTAAAAAAAGTCTGGGCGAAAGCGCTGACGAATCAGCATCACCGGATTCTGGAGAGACTTGGAGCCGACCGCATAATTGCACCCGAGTATGAGATGGGGGTGCGGATCTCCCAGGAATTGAACTATCCGATGGTTCACGATTACCTGGGTCTCGACGATGACTATTTTATCGTGGACTTCCATACCACAGCAGACCTCGTCGATAAGACCATTGGAGAAGTGATTAACGGAGAACCGGTAGTAGCACTGATTGTGAAGCGAATGAAAGAAGCCCACCCTCATCCGGATCATACTTGGAAGATTAAAAAGGGCGACAGGATAGTCCTAGGCGGCCAACTCGAAGACTTGAGGGATCTGGTCAACCGTTTATGA
- a CDS encoding helix-turn-helix domain-containing protein: MSLKKNQHELFRQFFEKPTRAFLSQVLKENIGETDYLDFKAEWPKFEHVAKHILAMGNSGGGAIVLGVTEEQSGEFSSKGLEKLQDRADLNKKLRKFVPEQLNYELFNFSYDKAEPSLEGKNFQVIMVEYSEKILPLLALKEGSGIQSNVAYVRNGTESIPANREQLEQLINARIDTEYSSTPTLELTHHLEQLKTLCEYVDKLEYEDLLDSDSFMREIMEFAGDNDYRDFLYEIISSKKQVIRKIIH, translated from the coding sequence ATGAGTTTAAAGAAAAATCAGCATGAGCTGTTTCGACAGTTCTTTGAAAAGCCAACCCGTGCTTTTTTGAGTCAGGTGCTCAAAGAAAACATTGGTGAAACTGATTACTTAGATTTTAAGGCGGAATGGCCTAAATTTGAGCATGTGGCAAAGCATATACTAGCAATGGGGAACTCTGGCGGGGGTGCTATTGTTCTTGGTGTCACAGAGGAGCAAAGTGGCGAGTTTAGCTCTAAGGGGTTAGAAAAGCTTCAAGACAGGGCTGATCTCAACAAGAAGTTGAGGAAGTTTGTTCCAGAGCAGCTAAATTACGAGCTATTCAATTTCTCATACGATAAGGCAGAACCGTCACTGGAAGGTAAAAATTTCCAAGTAATCATGGTTGAGTATTCAGAGAAAATTTTGCCTTTGCTAGCGCTCAAAGAAGGTTCTGGCATTCAATCCAACGTTGCGTATGTCCGAAATGGAACTGAATCAATTCCGGCTAACCGCGAGCAGTTAGAGCAGTTGATTAATGCCAGAATTGACACAGAGTATTCGTCTACACCAACTCTGGAGCTCACGCACCATTTGGAGCAATTAAAAACGCTATGCGAGTACGTCGATAAGTTGGAATATGAAGATCTACTCGATAGTGATTCATTTATGAGGGAGATCATGGAGTTTGCTGGGGATAATGACTATCGAGATTTCTTATACGAAATCATCTCTTCTAAAAAACAAGTTATAAGAAAAATCATACACTGA
- a CDS encoding SDR family oxidoreductase produces the protein MSKVILLTGASSGIGEATARLLSKQGHRLVIGARRTERLAALAHDLRSEGGSVEYRALDVTRAEDLQAFADAALALYGRIDVIINNAGVMPLSPLAALKVDEWDRMIGVNIRGVLHGIAAVLPTMQAQGNGQIINISSIGGLYVVPTAAVYCATKYAVRAISDGLRQEHSDLRVTCVYPGVVESELANTITDAGTAEAMRRFREIALKPDAIAKAIAHVIDQPDDVDTSDIVVRPTASPA, from the coding sequence ATGAGCAAAGTTATTCTTCTAACTGGCGCCAGCAGTGGTATTGGCGAGGCCACTGCAAGACTTCTGTCAAAACAAGGTCATCGGCTGGTTATAGGCGCTCGCCGTACTGAGCGGCTCGCGGCGTTGGCCCATGATTTGCGCTCTGAGGGCGGCAGCGTGGAGTATCGTGCGCTCGATGTTACCCGGGCCGAAGACCTCCAAGCCTTCGCCGACGCGGCGCTGGCGCTTTATGGTCGGATCGACGTTATCATCAACAATGCCGGCGTCATGCCGCTCTCGCCGTTGGCAGCGCTCAAGGTTGACGAATGGGACCGCATGATCGGCGTCAACATCCGCGGCGTGCTTCACGGGATCGCGGCAGTGCTTCCTACTATGCAGGCTCAAGGCAACGGTCAGATTATCAACATCTCCTCGATTGGCGGGCTCTACGTTGTACCAACCGCCGCTGTTTATTGCGCGACTAAGTATGCGGTGCGCGCCATTTCTGACGGCTTGCGCCAGGAACATTCCGATCTCCGTGTCACCTGCGTCTACCCTGGCGTAGTCGAATCGGAATTGGCCAACACTATTACTGACGCCGGCACTGCCGAGGCGATGAGGCGTTTCCGCGAAATCGCTCTGAAACCCGACGCCATAGCAAAGGCCATCGCCCATGTTATCGACCAGCCTGACGATGTGGATACCAGCGATATTGTTGTTCGCCCTACCGCAAGTCCGGCGTGA
- a CDS encoding YdcH family protein: MGISNHELHHEFPQHSDLIDRLSEQDAHFREQLKEYAKLDKEIYALERRDVPVSDESFTRMKSDRAHLKDKLYNALLKAADD, from the coding sequence ATGGGCATTTCGAACCATGAGCTTCACCATGAATTTCCTCAACACAGTGACCTCATAGACCGGCTGTCCGAACAAGACGCCCATTTCAGAGAGCAACTCAAAGAGTATGCCAAGCTGGATAAGGAAATTTATGCGCTGGAACGGCGAGATGTTCCGGTATCAGACGAGAGTTTTACCCGAATGAAATCAGATCGCGCCCATCTCAAGGACAAGCTATACAACGCCCTATTGAAAGCAGCCGACGATTAA
- a CDS encoding LysR family transcriptional regulator: MPDRLKTMAMLVKVVDKGSISSGAKALGMPVATVSRRISELETDLNAELVLRSPRGLTLTDTGIAYVAACRRILDDVAEIERGASGEFAAPKGTLTLTAPIVFGRMHVLPVVTEFLQCYPDINVRLQLIDRPVSLSEEHIDMAVRIGPLPDSGLIARKVGEVRRIVCASRSYLETHGEPKAPDDLEGAPCIVFDQFLADHAWSFEAAGKTLRIPVNARLHVNTAEAALDAAEAGLGITRVLSYQAAPGIKAGRLEAILQPWEPAPLPVQFVYEQRALIPQKLRAFIDFAAPRIAQQVG, translated from the coding sequence ATGCCTGACCGACTGAAAACGATGGCCATGCTTGTGAAAGTGGTTGATAAGGGCAGCATCTCATCGGGCGCAAAGGCTCTGGGAATGCCTGTTGCGACCGTTAGTCGACGGATATCCGAGCTGGAAACCGACCTGAATGCCGAGTTGGTGCTGCGTTCTCCCCGTGGATTGACGTTGACGGATACCGGAATTGCCTACGTGGCAGCATGCCGCAGAATTCTCGACGACGTTGCAGAAATAGAGCGTGGGGCCTCAGGCGAATTTGCAGCGCCTAAAGGAACATTGACCCTAACGGCACCGATTGTCTTCGGGCGTATGCACGTACTGCCGGTGGTCACAGAGTTTCTGCAGTGCTATCCAGACATCAACGTTCGGCTGCAGCTTATCGACCGGCCAGTCAGCCTCAGTGAGGAACATATCGATATGGCCGTTCGAATTGGGCCACTGCCGGACAGCGGCCTGATTGCACGTAAGGTAGGGGAGGTGCGTCGTATCGTTTGTGCAAGCCGGTCATATCTCGAGACCCACGGTGAACCCAAAGCGCCAGACGACCTTGAGGGGGCGCCGTGCATCGTCTTCGACCAGTTTTTAGCGGATCACGCCTGGAGTTTCGAAGCGGCAGGAAAGACACTCCGGATTCCCGTCAACGCACGCCTTCACGTGAATACAGCCGAAGCCGCCCTTGACGCCGCAGAGGCCGGCCTCGGCATCACTCGGGTGCTGTCTTATCAAGCAGCACCCGGAATAAAAGCCGGGCGCCTGGAAGCGATCTTGCAGCCCTGGGAACCGGCGCCTTTGCCTGTTCAGTTTGTCTATGAGCAGCGAGCTCTGATTCCGCAGAAACTGCGTGCGTTTATTGACTTCGCAGCGCCGCGTATTGCGCAGCAGGTTGGATAG
- a CDS encoding pyridoxamine 5'-phosphate oxidase family protein, whose translation MKKVPDVFHIGERVVQARADVPDTWLKQTERFVGTEMPQQHRDFFENLPMLFLALLDRTGRPWCVPAFGAPGFVVSPAPDRLALRGTPVLANELELERSTGASVGIVGVDLTNRRRNRMNGRVQDTSGGVMTIQVDQSFGNCPQYIQTRTLSAAQDEAKPTNRRRADLRDPEVRRIIEASDTFFIASRAAGSLDGGSAGVDASHRGGRPGFLGINDDGTLSFPDFSGNRFFNTLGNIESDGRVSLFIPDFETGCAVLLTGRGAIDWDSTRVASFEGAERIVDVVPEEIWHATAALPVISSAPEPWPGLDSTGTWADARLAALKTDGYRRFEIAAKRKESANITSFYLRPADGGPIEPHVAGQFLPIRIQKDDGAILRSYTISQGPNGQYYRLSIKREEHGLASRLLHDHFGNGDTIGVGSPSGDFVLDDGTQPIVMLSGGVGITPMIAMLDAQVAAVQGGAPQREVYFIHATQNSANQAFTEELIALARRYDWLHLYIAYSAPLKGDTLGDTHDTEERLSMNVLAKLLPFGGNQFYLCGPEMFMRSLYSGLRGIGVDRSHIHYEFFGAGELDEPEVGIPVVVLPERSNIAFTRSGVQAEWTPQTGTLLETAEAAGLKPTYSCRSGKCGACATRLVSGAVHYQRTPVITPAKGDVLTCCAVPMGEEVQIDI comes from the coding sequence ATGAAGAAGGTCCCTGATGTTTTCCATATCGGTGAACGTGTTGTGCAGGCCCGTGCTGACGTTCCAGATACATGGTTGAAGCAAACGGAACGCTTCGTTGGCACCGAAATGCCCCAACAGCACAGGGACTTCTTTGAAAACCTGCCCATGCTGTTTTTGGCGCTGCTAGACCGCACTGGCCGGCCCTGGTGCGTTCCTGCTTTCGGAGCGCCGGGGTTCGTGGTCTCCCCTGCTCCGGACAGGCTGGCGTTAAGAGGAACACCGGTTCTTGCCAATGAGCTTGAACTGGAGCGGTCGACCGGCGCCAGCGTGGGTATCGTCGGGGTCGATCTGACCAACCGGCGCCGCAACCGGATGAATGGTCGAGTACAAGATACATCCGGTGGTGTCATGACCATTCAGGTGGACCAGAGTTTTGGGAACTGCCCGCAATACATTCAAACCCGCACTCTGAGCGCAGCTCAGGACGAAGCCAAGCCCACGAATCGCCGGCGGGCCGACCTGCGTGACCCGGAGGTTCGCCGCATTATTGAGGCGTCCGACACTTTTTTCATCGCTTCCCGTGCGGCTGGTTCGCTTGACGGTGGAAGTGCGGGTGTCGATGCATCGCATCGTGGAGGCCGGCCCGGGTTTCTCGGTATCAATGACGACGGCACCCTCTCCTTTCCGGATTTTTCCGGCAATCGCTTTTTCAACACGTTGGGTAATATTGAAAGCGACGGCCGGGTCAGTCTGTTCATTCCGGATTTCGAAACAGGGTGCGCGGTGTTACTGACAGGGCGCGGCGCCATCGACTGGGATTCAACCCGCGTTGCGTCTTTCGAAGGCGCAGAGCGTATCGTCGACGTCGTGCCGGAAGAGATCTGGCACGCCACTGCGGCTTTACCGGTTATTTCGTCAGCCCCGGAGCCATGGCCCGGGCTTGATAGCACTGGAACCTGGGCTGACGCCCGCCTGGCTGCCCTCAAAACCGATGGTTATCGGCGCTTTGAGATTGCCGCTAAGCGGAAAGAAAGCGCCAACATCACGTCTTTCTACCTGAGGCCCGCTGACGGTGGCCCGATTGAACCGCACGTGGCAGGGCAATTTCTGCCGATACGGATTCAGAAAGATGATGGCGCCATATTGCGCAGTTACACGATATCTCAAGGGCCGAACGGGCAATATTACCGCCTCTCGATCAAACGTGAAGAACATGGCCTGGCGTCCCGGCTTCTGCACGATCACTTCGGCAATGGCGATACCATCGGGGTCGGCTCGCCGTCGGGCGATTTCGTTCTGGACGACGGTACTCAGCCGATCGTCATGCTATCCGGTGGCGTTGGCATAACGCCCATGATCGCCATGCTGGATGCGCAGGTGGCCGCGGTTCAGGGCGGCGCGCCCCAACGCGAGGTGTACTTCATCCACGCCACTCAGAACAGCGCTAACCAGGCTTTCACGGAAGAGTTGATTGCTTTGGCCAGGCGGTACGACTGGCTCCATCTTTATATTGCCTACAGCGCCCCATTGAAAGGCGACACGCTGGGCGATACCCATGATACGGAAGAACGGCTCAGCATGAACGTTCTTGCCAAACTTCTGCCATTTGGCGGTAACCAGTTCTACCTGTGCGGCCCCGAAATGTTCATGCGATCGCTTTATTCAGGGCTACGGGGAATTGGGGTCGATCGCTCGCATATCCATTACGAGTTCTTTGGTGCCGGAGAGCTTGATGAACCCGAAGTGGGCATTCCGGTTGTGGTGCTTCCCGAGCGCTCAAACATCGCGTTTACCCGATCGGGCGTCCAGGCCGAATGGACGCCCCAGACCGGTACGCTGCTGGAAACCGCCGAAGCCGCGGGCCTGAAACCGACCTACAGCTGCCGCTCGGGCAAATGTGGTGCTTGCGCCACCCGACTGGTCTCTGGCGCTGTGCACTATCAGCGAACCCCGGTGATAACGCCGGCGAAAGGCGACGTGCTGACCTGTTGCGCAGTGCCGATGGGTGAGGAGGTGCAGATCGATATTTGA
- a CDS encoding MipA/OmpV family protein: MNKVALQIVTFLGALSCYGSVNATEARTALVPLPSIDDFTNGDGWGFGLGLGVEYETAYEGSDEFEFEVDPAGGVQYRTGDHLFFWAGEAIGWRTLVKDTWLFQSSIGYEEGREEGDSDDGRLDGLGDSRSGVTVLLEVRHALTEDWRYFLDGRVLTGEVGTLGIFGAGTCLACKPNGTGWEVGAVVTFHDGKLANRDFGVTTQQSIDSGLPATDVDSGYRSTGFNVSYRNYLHKNWQIFGEALYEAFGSEVSDSPITRNNYEAEIGVGFIYVF; the protein is encoded by the coding sequence ATGAACAAAGTAGCCCTTCAAATCGTCACGTTTCTTGGCGCTCTATCATGTTATGGATCAGTAAATGCAACGGAGGCGAGAACCGCGCTCGTTCCACTTCCTTCCATTGACGATTTTACAAATGGCGATGGTTGGGGTTTTGGGCTTGGGTTGGGTGTTGAGTATGAGACTGCCTACGAGGGATCCGACGAATTTGAATTTGAGGTCGACCCAGCGGGCGGTGTTCAGTACCGGACCGGCGATCACCTGTTTTTCTGGGCAGGCGAAGCAATTGGCTGGCGGACACTGGTAAAGGATACCTGGTTGTTTCAATCATCCATCGGCTATGAAGAAGGCCGTGAAGAAGGTGACTCAGACGATGGCAGACTGGACGGTCTAGGCGATTCACGTTCCGGAGTCACCGTGCTGCTGGAAGTGCGCCATGCGCTGACGGAAGACTGGCGTTACTTTCTGGATGGCCGTGTCTTAACAGGCGAGGTCGGTACACTGGGAATTTTCGGGGCAGGAACCTGCCTGGCCTGCAAGCCCAACGGCACTGGCTGGGAAGTGGGTGCGGTTGTTACGTTCCACGATGGCAAGCTTGCCAACCGTGACTTTGGCGTGACCACACAACAGTCCATAGATTCCGGCCTACCGGCAACCGATGTTGATAGCGGGTATAGATCAACAGGGTTCAATGTTAGCTACCGTAATTACTTGCACAAGAACTGGCAGATCTTCGGTGAGGCTCTTTACGAAGCCTTTGGGAGTGAGGTTTCAGACAGCCCGATCACGCGCAACAATTACGAGGCGGAGATTGGTGTTGGCTTCATTTATGTTTTCTAG
- a CDS encoding AraC family transcriptional regulator — translation MLEQTNSAAQQRMVELLYSLAPNEGYTQSLLEGVRFMRSNRPLRLTPVLYEPSIVIVCQGRKRGYLGSEVYVYDAMHYLVLSVPLPFISETDASPDEPLLAVSIRLNMATVAELVSMVEHGEARSMSSPQCMFSTPLKMSMTNATVRLLEALRSPEEAQVLAPSIVREICYRVLVDEQGGAVRTALAQQGQFGRIAKALNRIHADFAEPLEVGRLASEVGMSTSVFHVHFKAVTQNTPLQYIKSTRLHHARMMMIRDGLPAAAAAMRVGYESPSQFSREFKRFFGRPPGEEVREMKALLTLLPPERIEALAVPH, via the coding sequence ATGCTGGAACAGACGAATTCCGCTGCGCAACAACGGATGGTCGAATTGCTATATTCACTGGCACCTAACGAGGGTTATACGCAGTCATTGCTGGAGGGCGTGCGCTTCATGCGATCAAACCGTCCACTGAGGCTGACACCAGTCCTCTATGAACCAAGCATCGTCATCGTGTGCCAAGGTCGTAAACGAGGGTACCTTGGCAGCGAAGTCTACGTGTACGACGCAATGCATTACCTCGTGCTGTCCGTGCCGCTGCCCTTTATCTCGGAGACGGATGCCAGTCCTGATGAGCCTCTGCTAGCCGTTTCGATTCGACTCAACATGGCGACGGTGGCAGAACTGGTCAGCATGGTGGAGCACGGGGAGGCCCGTTCGATGAGTTCGCCGCAGTGTATGTTCTCAACACCGCTTAAAATGAGTATGACGAACGCAACTGTCCGGCTACTTGAGGCACTTCGCTCTCCCGAGGAGGCGCAGGTCCTGGCGCCGAGCATCGTGCGAGAGATCTGCTACAGGGTTTTGGTTGATGAACAGGGTGGGGCAGTACGAACGGCCCTGGCCCAACAAGGCCAGTTTGGCAGAATCGCCAAGGCACTGAACCGTATTCACGCCGATTTTGCAGAGCCTCTGGAGGTTGGTCGGCTGGCCAGCGAAGTCGGTATGAGCACATCAGTATTTCATGTGCACTTCAAGGCGGTGACGCAAAACACCCCTCTGCAGTACATCAAGTCCACCCGCTTGCATCACGCACGTATGATGATGATACGGGATGGTTTGCCTGCAGCGGCGGCCGCCATGCGGGTGGGCTACGAAAGCCCTTCCCAGTTCAGTCGTGAGTTCAAGCGCTTCTTCGGGCGTCCACCTGGTGAGGAGGTGCGTGAGATGAAGGCCTTGTTGACACTGCTCCCGCCGGAACGGATCGAAGCCCTGGCCGTGCCGCATTGA
- a CDS encoding calcium/sodium antiporter, with protein sequence MLNLLFVAIGVLLLTSGGEALIRGSLAAANRLGISPLLSGLLIVGFGTSAPELVVSVEAALSERPDIAIGNVVGSNISNILLILGLCALITPLAVKPLVLRRDGVTVVAASLLFIVLVGGDALVRSDAAIFLLALAAFLIWAYWTERLGEAPSAGLHIAEGEEVTSLPKTTLWIVMAVVLGLFLLIVGSQVLLKGAVGIAESLGVSEAVIGLTLVAVGTSLPELSISVIAAFRRHADVAIGNILGSNIFNLLGILGISALLQPLPVHERILQFDQWVMLGTSLILLFFLYTGSRLSRLEGGLLLLGYGVYVALSFMVFGT encoded by the coding sequence ATGCTGAACCTGCTGTTCGTCGCTATCGGAGTATTGCTTCTGACTAGTGGCGGTGAAGCGCTTATCAGAGGATCTTTGGCAGCCGCAAATAGGCTGGGCATTTCTCCTTTGCTCAGCGGCTTGTTAATTGTCGGTTTCGGTACGTCTGCGCCAGAGCTGGTGGTCTCAGTTGAGGCTGCTCTTAGTGAGCGGCCTGACATCGCAATCGGTAACGTTGTGGGAAGCAATATCAGTAACATCCTGTTAATTCTGGGCTTATGCGCGCTGATTACGCCTCTTGCTGTCAAGCCGCTCGTACTGCGGCGTGATGGTGTCACGGTTGTCGCGGCTAGCTTGTTGTTTATTGTTCTTGTCGGTGGGGATGCTTTGGTAAGGTCTGATGCTGCTATATTCCTTTTGGCGCTCGCCGCTTTTCTGATCTGGGCTTATTGGACCGAGCGCCTTGGGGAGGCACCTTCTGCAGGGTTACACATAGCTGAAGGGGAGGAGGTTACTTCTCTACCAAAAACAACGCTGTGGATAGTCATGGCGGTTGTGCTGGGTTTGTTCCTTTTGATCGTCGGCTCACAAGTGCTTTTAAAGGGGGCCGTGGGAATAGCCGAGTCGCTTGGTGTCTCAGAAGCTGTAATAGGTTTGACCCTTGTTGCGGTTGGTACGTCTCTGCCGGAGCTTTCGATCTCGGTAATCGCGGCATTTCGCCGACATGCCGATGTTGCTATTGGGAATATCCTGGGTAGCAATATTTTCAATCTGCTCGGAATACTCGGAATTTCTGCGTTGCTACAGCCGCTTCCAGTCCATGAGCGAATTCTGCAATTTGATCAATGGGTCATGTTGGGAACGTCGCTGATTTTGTTGTTTTTCCTGTATACCGGCAGCCGGCTCAGCAGACTTGAAGGCGGGTTGCTCCTGCTGGGCTACGGTGTATATGTGGCGCTGAGTTTTATGGTATTCGGTACATAA
- a CDS encoding RidA family protein → MSNAIVRLNPSTLPDAGEMGYSQISIVEPGRMAFVSGQVAWQPGGEPVPDDLAEQMKLVSENARAALDALHAIPEHVVMARIYVTDLTSERLEELMPAFLETFGGAQPCVTGIGVQALAAPELQVEMELIVRLPD, encoded by the coding sequence ATGTCGAACGCAATCGTCCGCCTTAACCCTTCAACATTGCCGGATGCCGGAGAGATGGGCTACTCCCAAATCTCCATAGTAGAGCCCGGCCGCATGGCTTTCGTCTCCGGCCAAGTAGCCTGGCAACCTGGTGGCGAGCCTGTTCCAGATGACCTCGCGGAACAAATGAAATTAGTTTCGGAGAATGCCCGGGCTGCCTTGGATGCCCTGCATGCCATACCTGAGCATGTGGTCATGGCGCGCATTTATGTCACTGATCTTACAAGTGAAAGGTTAGAGGAGCTTATGCCTGCCTTTCTAGAAACATTTGGTGGCGCACAGCCGTGTGTAACGGGTATTGGAGTTCAGGCCCTGGCAGCGCCTGAGCTTCAAGTTGAAATGGAATTGATCGTGCGACTCCCCGATTAG
- a CDS encoding glutathione S-transferase family protein — MNTNFPTHAAPIKLYRHPKSGHCHRVELMMALLDLPYQAIDLDMANGAHKAPSFLAMSPFGQVPAIDDNGVTLCDSNAILIYLVKSYPTGYNWLPESPEAAAEVQRWLSVAPGEIAHGPCAARLVTVFNAPLDHEHAKAAAHRLFAVMEQTLKVRDFLAGSAITIADVAGYSYIAHAPEGGVSLEGYPSIRAWLKRIESQERFVGMARTPLPEAG, encoded by the coding sequence ATGAATACGAACTTCCCTACACACGCTGCCCCCATAAAGCTCTATCGACACCCGAAATCCGGTCACTGCCATCGCGTTGAACTCATGATGGCTCTGCTCGATCTTCCCTACCAGGCGATTGATCTTGATATGGCAAATGGCGCGCATAAGGCGCCGTCGTTTTTAGCCATGAGTCCTTTTGGTCAGGTGCCTGCCATCGATGACAATGGCGTCACCCTCTGTGACTCCAACGCCATCCTGATCTACCTGGTGAAATCCTACCCCACAGGCTACAACTGGCTGCCGGAGAGCCCGGAAGCCGCTGCGGAAGTCCAGCGCTGGCTGTCGGTCGCCCCCGGGGAGATTGCCCACGGGCCTTGTGCAGCGCGGCTGGTCACGGTGTTCAATGCGCCTCTGGATCACGAGCATGCCAAGGCTGCTGCCCATCGGTTGTTTGCGGTGATGGAACAAACGCTGAAGGTTCGTGATTTCCTCGCGGGCTCCGCGATTACGATTGCCGATGTGGCGGGCTATAGCTACATCGCTCATGCGCCGGAAGGTGGTGTGAGCCTTGAAGGTTACCCATCGATCCGGGCCTGGCTGAAAAGAATCGAAAGCCAGGAGCGTTTTGTTGGCATGGCCCGCACTCCGCTACCTGAAGCCGGCTGA